Proteins encoded within one genomic window of Trichoderma asperellum chromosome 2, complete sequence:
- a CDS encoding uncharacterized protein (TransMembrane:11 (i87-106o126-147i159-177o197-217i250-269o275-297i340-362o387-410i445-463o469-493i586-605o)) codes for MTASSPHDADQGETPSPHQQHGASSASTSQTPDASTPRNRSVDDPRERETANNEQSPLLPPADYDAFGARLGREDSHVDESQTTKSLWYLTVLTIGIGGLQIAWSVELSNGSPYLLSLGLSKSLMALVWIAGPLTGTLVQPYVGMLSDSCRLSWGKRKPFMLGGAAATIVGLLFLAWTKEIVGGVLGIFGADPQSHGVKVTVIVTAVIGVYLLDFAINTVQAALRTFIVDCGPAHQQEAANSMASRMTGIGNIIGYIAGYVNLTTSFWFLGDTQFKILCAVASIALGSTVVLSAALIKERDPRLDGPPKKRQSIFIFFFTLFKSIKRLPPQIKRVCQVQFFGWVGFFPLLFYTSSYIGEIYVQPFLEENPHMSPEEIDKLYEHATRIGSFALLINSIVSLLTNVFLPFFVAPTYDSHPVLNSSESSTKKSFLDRLRIPGLTLKRAWFGSLILFAIVMVCTVFVRSVNAATALIGIAGITWAITLWAPFAIISAEISRRDALARSKRHHRNDNHDSPPTLPAPIPATGNTSPMELTEAPREEVDQAGVIMGIHNMSVSAPQIIANVGSSLIFKIWQKPRGTPGDHSIGIVLALGGVFALVAAFFVLRIKDDVSFPPETLADEEHGADDQDDDEPSPNGGLFRSTKPGYSAVPTGDSEAPRLVRNQSFGGLEVASGSNY; via the coding sequence ATGACGGCATCATCCCCCCACGACGCTGATCAGGGCGAGACGCCTAGTCCTCACCAGCAACACGGTGCTTCAAGCGCGAGTACGTCGCAAACTCCAGACGCCAGCACCCCTCGCAATCGCTCCGTCGACGACCCTCGAGAGCGCGAAACGGCGAACAACGAGCAGTCACCACTGCTACCACCGGCTGACTATGATGCATTTGGTGCTCGTTTGGGACGAGAAGATAGCCATGTCGATGAAAGTCAGACCACCAAGAGCCTGTGGTATCTGACCGTCTTGACAATTGGAATTGGAGGTCTCCAAATCGCATGGTCTGTTGAGCTTTCCAATGGCTCGCCCTATTTATTGTCTCTGGGGCTCAGCAAGTCTCTCATGGCCTTGGTCTGGATAGCGGGACCTCTTACTGGCACTTTGGTGCAGCCCTATGTTGGCATGTTGAGTGACAGCTGCCGCCTCTCATGGGGTAAACGAAAACCGTTCATGCTTGGCGGTGCCGCTGCCACCATCGTcgggcttctcttcttggcctggaCCAAAGAAATTGTCGGTGGTGTGCTGGGCATCTTTGGAGCAGATCCCCAATCTCATGGCGTCAAAGTCACCGTTATTGTCACGGCGGTGATTGGAGTGTATCTTCTAGATTTCGCCATCAACACCGTCCAAGCCGCTCTCCGAACCTTCATCGTTGATTGCGGACCGGCTCATCAGCAGGAAGCCGCAAACTCCATGGCCAGCCGAATGACTGGGATTGGAAACATCATTGGCTATATTGCGGGATACGTCAACTTGACGACATCCTTTTGGTTTTTGGGCGACACTCAGTTCAAAATCCTCTGCGCAGTTGCGAGCATTGCTTTGGGCTCTACGGTAGTTTTGAGCGCCGCTCTAATCAAAGAACGAGATCCCCGATTGGACGGGCCTCcgaaaaagaggcaaagcattttcatcttcttctttacgcTATTCAAATCCATCAAAAGACTGCCGCCCCAGATCAAGCGGGTATGCCAGGTCCAGTTCTTTGGCTGGGTTggcttcttcccccttttattttatacatCTTCCTACATTGGCGAGATCTATGTCCAGCCCTTCCTTGAGGAGAACCCTCACATGTCTCCTGAAGAGATTGACAAGCTGTACGAGCACGCGACTCGAATTGGCTCATTTGCTCTCCTCATCAACTCCATTGTTAGCCTATTGACAAAtgtctttcttccctttttcgTTGCCCCAACTTATGATAGCCATCCCGTATTGAATAGCTCGGAGTCCAGCACCAAGAAGTCGTTCCTAGATCGCTTGAGGATACCCGGCCTCACCCTCAAGAGGGCTTGGTTTGGGTCTCTCATCCTgttcgccatcgtcatggtCTGCACCGTATTTGTGAGGTCTGTTAACGCGGCCACTGCTTTGATTGGAATTGCTGGGATTACTTGGGCTATTACTCTGTGGGCACCATTCGCCATCATCAGTGCCGAGATCAGTCGGCGTGATGCCCTCGCTCGGTCTAAACGCCATCACCGGAATGACAATCATGATTCTCCTCCAACACTCCCTGCCCCGATTCCCGCCACTGGCAATACGTCCCCAATGGAACTTACAGAAGCACCAAGGGAAGAAGTTGATCAAGCGGGTGTCATTATGGGCATCCACAACATGTCTGTTTCTGCTCCACAAATCATAGCTAACGTAGGATCGAGCTTGATTTTCAAGATCTGGCAAAAACCGAGGGGAACTCCGGGTGACCACAGCATCGGTATTGTCTTGGCTCTTGGAGGAGTCTTTGCCCTTGTCGCTGCCTTCTTTGTGTTGAGGATTAAAGATGACGTGTCTTTCCCACCGGAGACCTTGGCTGATGAAGAGCACGGTGCTGACGAtcaagacgacgacgagccTTCCCCTAATGGAGGCCTTTTCAGGAGCACCAAACCTGGCTACTCTGCGGTGCCGACAGGAGATTCTGAGGCCCCGAGGTTAGTAAGAAACCAAAGTTTCGGAGGCTTAGAAGTGGCTTCTGGTTCTAATTACTGA